The Pungitius pungitius chromosome 10, fPunPun2.1, whole genome shotgun sequence genome has a window encoding:
- the LOC134132801 gene encoding uncharacterized protein LOC134132801 has protein sequence MDSSLLPYLDIISQMFISGYSDQDIQNHLVFECGLRRGASICNIRRFCIGHGLRRQRVTDQQLEGAVLKSINEVGPTYGRKMMTGYLAAAGVTASERRVGAVLRNSNHPYHNARCQGARNLNPVPYHAGYVGHKIHIDQNEKLVMFGVTHVLAIDGFSSKIVAQATMPVKNNLTIYNDIYRRAVLENGMWDQVRVDHGKEFYLTLFMQEKLANHRHNTERPPYRQTASTKNHTIERIWPEINNRVNYPLKLPLIELVDQEEIDMEDNMTKFCVSSLTCQLAQLGVQRTVQAWNEHRIPGKGIPTRLARDGCPKKLSPDLLPDASVAADYYEEEVGSLTRVSIFGTNPFQDTQDQEAAELEFALQCPDINALLDNAVNNLTQPFKDGLKNIIDITRRRCQH, from the exons ATGGACTCCAGTCTGTTACCCTACCTGGACATAATAAGTCAAATGTTTATTAGTGGCTATAGTGATCAGGACATACAAAACCACTTGGTCTTTGAATGTGGTTTGCGTCGAGGAGCCTCCATCTGCAATATCCGCAGATTTTGCATAGGTCACGGCTTGAGAAGACAGCGAGTTACGGACCAACAACTGGAAGGCGCAGTCTTGAAATCAATAAACGAG GTTGGTCCCACCTATGGCAGGAAGATGATGACAGGCTATCTTGCAGCTGCGGGAGTGACTGCATCAGAGCGTCGTGTTGGGGCTGTTTTGCGGAACAGTAATCACCCATATCATAATGCACGATGTCAG GGAGCAAGGAACCTCAATCCGGTTCCATATCATGCTGGCTACGTGGGTCACAAAATCCACATTGACCAAAATGAGAAACTGGTGATGTTTGGGGTGACTCATGTGCTGGCAATTGATGGCTTCTCAAGCAAAATTGTTGCACAAGCTACGATGCCTGTGAAGAACAACCTCACCATCTATAATGACATTTACAG AAGGGCAGTATTGGAGAATGGGATGTGGGACCAGGTCCGAGTGGATCATGGAAAAGAGTTCTACTTGACTCTTTTCATGCAGGAGAAGTTGGCCAACCACCGCCACAACACCGAAAGGCCACCATATCGGCAAACCGCATCAACAAAG AATCACACAATAGAAAGAATTTGGCCAGAAATTAATAATCGGGTTAACTATCCATTGAAATTGCCATTGATAGAGCTGGTTGATCAGGAGGAGATTGACATGGAGGACAACATGACCAAATTCTGTGTGTCATCTTTGACCTGCCAATTGGCCCAGCTCGGTGTTCAAAGAACAGTGCAAGCGTGGAATGAGCACAGGATTccag GGAAGGGGATACCTACTCGCTTGGCCAGAGACGGCTGTCCTAAAAAGCTGTCCCCAGACCTTCTGCCAGATGCATCGGTGGCTGCAGACTACTATGAAGAAGAGGTCGGGTCACTAACAAGAGTGTCTATTTTTGGCACCAACCCATTTCAGGACACGCAGGATCAGGAAGCTGCAGAGCTGGAATTTGCTCTGCAGTGCCCAGATATAAATGCTCTGCTGGACAATGCTGTCAACAATTTGACACAACCTTTTAAAGATGGACTGAAAAACATCATTGATATCACCAGGAGACGTTGTCAGCactga